In Terriglobales bacterium, the genomic stretch CCACAAGGCAGCCTTGCTCGCCGACGCGGTGGAGGCAGTGCTGGCGGCGCTCTACCTGGACGCCGGCCTCGGAAAAGCCGAAGAGTTCGTAGTGCAGCGCGTAATCGGGCCGGCCCTGGAGCGGCTGGAGCGTGAGACGGGCGTGGGCCTGGCGCCCACCGACCACAAGTCGGCGTTGCAGGAGTTCTTGCAGGCCCAGGGCCGGCCGCAGCCCCGCTACGTGCTGGTCGAGGAGGCCGGACCTGACCACCGCAAGACCTTTACGGTCGAGGTGCGCATCCAATCTCCGGGACGCAGCGCGGCCGCCGCGTTCCAGGCGCAAGGACCGAACAAGAAGATAGCGGAACAGCGCGCTGCGCGCCGGGCGCTCGAGCACTTGGCTGCGGCCGAGGAAGCAACCGCCAGGCCGGCCTCCAGAAGGCGCGTCGGCACGGGGTCGCGATGAGCGAACTGGAGCACAATCCCGCAGCATCTCTCCCGGGCGATTGGCCCAGCTCCTTGCAGTCCCTCGCCGAGACCGTGGTGATCGCCATCTTCATCATCACCTTTCTGGTGCAAGCCTTCCAGATTCCTTCGGAATCCATGGAGAACACGTTGCTGATCGGGGATTACCTGCTGGTGGACAAGGTGCACTTCGCCCAAGGCGGAGCGTGGGGCAGCGTCCTTCCCTACCAGCCCGTGCGGAGAGGCGACATCGTCGTCTTCCGTTATCCGGTCCGTCCGGCGGAGCACTTCGTCAAACGCGTGGTGGCGGTGCCCGGCGACCAGGTCCGCCTGCACCACAAGCAGCTTCTGGTGAACGGAAAGCCCGTTCCCGAGGACTACGTGGTGCATAAGCTGCGCGGACGCGACAGCTTCCGTGACAACTTCCCGGCGACCGACTTCTTCACTTCCAGCATCGATGCCCGATGGTTCCAGGAGATGCGCCGGCAGATCCGCGACGGCGGCATCGTGGTGCCGCCCGGCAAATACTTCGTGTTGGGCGACAATCGCGACGAAAGCCTGGACAGCCGCTACTGGGGCTTCGTGCCCCGCGAGAACATTGTGGGACGGCCGCTGATCATCTACTGGTCGGTGGACGACAACGGCCAGGAACTGGCTGCGGTGCCCGATGGTACACTGTCTCGTCTTGCGTACGGACTGGCTCACCTCTTCCAGAACACCCGCTGGGAACGGACCTTCCGCGTCGTCCGCTAGGGGCGGCGAGCGCTCCTCCCGCGGACGGAGAATGCGAACCCATTGAGCAAGAAGCAGAAGGAAGACGCCAAACCGGGCGAAACACCCATGGAGTTTGTGGGCTCCATGGCGGTGGTGCTGGTCACCGGTCTGTTCATCATCACCTTCATCTTCCAGGCCTTCGAAATCCCCTCCAGCTCCATGGAGGACACGCTGCTCATCGGCGATCACGTGTTCGTGGACCGGCTGGCGTACGCTCCCCGCACCGGATGGGTGGGACCGGTGTTGCCCTACCGCGACCTGCAGCGCGGGGACATCGTCGTGTTCCTCTCCCCGGCGGAATCCGGTCTCTATGTGGTCAAGCGGGTCATCGGCCTGCCGGGTGACCGCCTCCACCTGCGCAACGGCGTCGTCTTCCTTAACGGCGTCCCGCAGGACGAATCCTACGCCATCCGCCGCGGCGACTATCGTCCGTACCGTGACGACTTCCCTGCCGTGTCCATGCCCAGCGGCGCCACCACCCCGGAGTGGTACTTGTCGCTCCCCTCGCATCTCGAGGGCGGCGACCTGGTGGTGCCCGAGGACAACTATTTCATGATGGGCGACAATCGCGACGCCAGCTACGACAGCCGCTCCTGGGGCTTCGTGCCCCGCGAACACGTCATCGGCCGGCCCATGATCATCTACTGGTCTTTCGAGACCCCGCCCGGCCAATATCTGAAGACCGCCCCCAGCGAACGCCTAGGCTACCTGTTCCACGTCATCATTCACTTTTTCGACCAGACACGCTGGCGGCGGACCTTCCACCTGGTGCGCTGATGCCCTCCGGACGCTCGCGTCGGCTGCTGGTTGTGGCCACGGCCGCTGCAGCGATTCTGCTTCTGCCGCCCTACATCAACGCCAACCGCTTCAAGGCCCGCCTGGTGGCCGCCATGGAAGCGGCTCTGGGACGTTCCGTCAAAGTGGATGAGATCAGCCTGCACCTGTTGCCGCGGCCGGGCTTCGATCTGCGCAACCTGGTGATCGGCGACGACCCTGCCTTCAGCGCCGAGCCCATGTTGCGTGCCGACGAGGTCACTGCCGCACTGCGGCTGACTTCCCTGTGGCGGGGACGGCTGGAAATCGCCCACCTCAGCCTGGAATCGCCCAGCCTCAACCTGGTGCGTTCGCCCGAAGGCCACTGGAATCTGGAAGCGCTCATGGCGCGCGCCGCGGAAACGCCCTCGGCGCCCACGGCGCTGCCCCGGCCCGAGAGCCGGCCGCGATTCCCTTACATCGAAGCGGAGAACGGTCGCATCAACTTCAAGCTCGGACAGGAGAAGAAGGCCCTCACCTTGGCCGACGCCGACTTCGCGCTGTGGCTGGAGTCCGAGGAGGCATGGGGCGTGCGCCTGGAGGCGCGCCCGGTGCGCACGGATATGAATCTGGGCGACACCGGCGAACTCCGCCTTTCGGGCACGCTGGGACGCGCGGCCGCGCCCGGCGAGCGTCCGCTGCAACTCTCCGTGACTTTGGAAAGAGCGCAGCTCGGGCAACTCTCCGCGCTGCTCTGGGGCAGGAACCGCGGTTGGCGCGGCGCGCTCGACCTGCGCGCCTCCTTCACCGGCAGGCCCAACGATCTGAGCATGGGAGCCGAAGCCGAGTTGCGTGACTTCCGCCGCTATGACATCGTGGCCGGCGAAGGGCTCCGCGGCCGGCTGCGCTGTTCGGCCACCTACCGCGCCGCATCCGACGCTCTTAGTGATGTGGACTGCCTGGCGCCGGTGGGCGAGGGCGACCTCGCCCTGCGCGGCATGATCGGAAGCCTGTTCAGCGAGCGCCGTTACGATCTGAGCTTCGCCCTGCGCGCCGTGCCGGCCGCTTCGTTGGCGCAGATCGCGCGCCGCGCCAAGCGCGACCTGCCGGGCGATCTCACCGCCGACGGCGAATTGAACGCCGCCTTTACCCTGCGCTCGCTCGAAGAAGCCGGCCGCGCACCGGTTTGGGCCGGTGGAGGCTCCATCGCCGGGCTGCGCTTGCGATCCGCGCTGCTCGATCCTGACCTTTCGGCCCCGGATGTCCGCTTCCTCGTCGAGAATCCGCCGCCTCTGAAGCAAGCCGGTCGGTTGCGCGCGGGACGCCCGGACGCGGTCTCGGAAGCCCGGCTGAGCCTGC encodes the following:
- the lepB gene encoding signal peptidase I; the encoded protein is MSKKQKEDAKPGETPMEFVGSMAVVLVTGLFIITFIFQAFEIPSSSMEDTLLIGDHVFVDRLAYAPRTGWVGPVLPYRDLQRGDIVVFLSPAESGLYVVKRVIGLPGDRLHLRNGVVFLNGVPQDESYAIRRGDYRPYRDDFPAVSMPSGATTPEWYLSLPSHLEGGDLVVPEDNYFMMGDNRDASYDSRSWGFVPREHVIGRPMIIYWSFETPPGQYLKTAPSERLGYLFHVIIHFFDQTRWRRTFHLVR
- a CDS encoding AsmA family protein; the protein is MPSGRSRRLLVVATAAAAILLLPPYINANRFKARLVAAMEAALGRSVKVDEISLHLLPRPGFDLRNLVIGDDPAFSAEPMLRADEVTAALRLTSLWRGRLEIAHLSLESPSLNLVRSPEGHWNLEALMARAAETPSAPTALPRPESRPRFPYIEAENGRINFKLGQEKKALTLADADFALWLESEEAWGVRLEARPVRTDMNLGDTGELRLSGTLGRAAAPGERPLQLSVTLERAQLGQLSALLWGRNRGWRGALDLRASFTGRPNDLSMGAEAELRDFRRYDIVAGEGLRGRLRCSATYRAASDALSDVDCLAPVGEGDLALRGMIGSLFSERRYDLSFALRAVPAASLAQIARRAKRDLPGDLTADGELNAAFTLRSLEEAGRAPVWAGGGSIAGLRLRSALLDPDLSAPDVRFLVENPPPLKQAGRLRAGRPDAVSEARLSLQPLPLNLGGGAPVELTGFLSASGYRLSVRGMAAITQLTRLARALGVEARLLDADGSARVDMEMAGPWAEFAPAVISGTAQVRRVTLRLSGIAEPVEVVAADLRLSPDTAEVRNLSLSLPAARLRLTGEASRERACEAGCPVRFTLHANDIVFDELNRLLNPQVHQRRWFQFASRKEEPSIFSGLRAEGRITAARVLIKSVAAQRVTAVARLAQNRLEIAELRGELLGGRHEGVWHADFTGEQPTYSAAGKLTDIALEQVGRLMRDPWATGHVSASYEITTSGSAAPALVQAASGELDFDWRDGSLARLLLPASQAPLRLRRFSGKMALRDGVLTFPEAQLETAAGTYTVSGTASLARELDLRLVRDEAHGFAVTGTLAAPRVAPLPGPATRASLAR
- the rnc gene encoding ribonuclease III → MRAAEITALEAALGHRFQHRELLEQALTHASHAHEAESRAPASGARDNEQLEFLGDAVLGFLATRELYRRFPDFHEGELSKMRAHMVSAQHLVHVAGELELGRYLRLGRGEEKSGGRHKAALLADAVEAVLAALYLDAGLGKAEEFVVQRVIGPALERLERETGVGLAPTDHKSALQEFLQAQGRPQPRYVLVEEAGPDHRKTFTVEVRIQSPGRSAAAAFQAQGPNKKIAEQRAARRALEHLAAAEEATARPASRRRVGTGSR
- the lepB gene encoding signal peptidase I encodes the protein MSELEHNPAASLPGDWPSSLQSLAETVVIAIFIITFLVQAFQIPSESMENTLLIGDYLLVDKVHFAQGGAWGSVLPYQPVRRGDIVVFRYPVRPAEHFVKRVVAVPGDQVRLHHKQLLVNGKPVPEDYVVHKLRGRDSFRDNFPATDFFTSSIDARWFQEMRRQIRDGGIVVPPGKYFVLGDNRDESLDSRYWGFVPRENIVGRPLIIYWSVDDNGQELAAVPDGTLSRLAYGLAHLFQNTRWERTFRVVR